A portion of the Homalodisca vitripennis isolate AUS2020 chromosome 2, UT_GWSS_2.1, whole genome shotgun sequence genome contains these proteins:
- the LOC124354677 gene encoding alkaline phosphatase, tissue-nonspecific isozyme-like — protein MQPVLLIVFSGIVATVTATIDPYHNVQPGLPYMFTQTDTQKGPFETFNGGISEQENTSKYWRELSVDVLREKLHTTQKKGVARNLILFLGDGMSIATLTAARIYLGQLKKEAGEKTRS, from the exons ATGCAACCAGTCCTACTAATAGTGTTTTCTGGGATTGTGGCTACTGTTACAGCAACTATAGATCCCTACCAca ATGTACAACCAGGACTCCCCTACATGTTTACACAGACAGATACGCAAAAAGGGCCTTTTGAGACGTTCAACGGTGGTATCAGTGAACAAGAGAACA CCTCAAAATATTGGCGCGAATTGAGCGTGGATGTGTTACGAGAAAAGTTGCATACAACCCAAAAGAAAGGAGTAGCCAGAAACCTTATACTGTTCTTGGGAGACGGAATGTCTATTGCTACCCTCACAGCGGCAAGGATATATCTTGGGCAGCTCAAGAAAGAAGCGGGAGAGAAAACACGTTCTTAA